One genomic segment of Drosophila willistoni isolate 14030-0811.24 chromosome 2R unlocalized genomic scaffold, UCI_dwil_1.1 Seg200, whole genome shotgun sequence includes these proteins:
- the LOC6641604 gene encoding protein phosphatase inhibitor 2 — translation MENDDAVRGILKAGSAYGQNPPQTTKTAKFDELNVLQTFHPADKDYGHMIIDEPKTPFVFEEDIPTDLDTTTLIEKLRLASNQEAPSFGMENDSDESSDDEDFPESVEEKVRRLEFERRRKLHYKEFLSVPLARRLIEQEFSHFATSSNVDSECNTTKDSEFSTIDICPSCEELSAIASLSMASERSASHSSEDGGHVSREPEPGFSPSHHCYQKIMADLETQAITSLTRLRTTPSFRNEDSANHPREPHSSIIQPSDSGQKGNLNNPKQSTNDPKK, via the coding sequence ATGGAAAATGACGATGCTGTTCGTGGCATACTCAAGGCCGGAAGCGCTTACGGCCAAAATCCCCCACAAACAACGAAAACTGCCAAATTTGATGAGCTAAACGTTTTGCAGACATTTCATCCCGCTGATAAGGATTATGGACATATGATCATTGATGAACCAAAGACTCCGTTTGTATTTGAAGAGGATATACCAACAGATTTGGATACGACAACACTTATAGAGAAATTGCGTCTTGCTTCTAATCAAGAGGCACCATCATTTGGTATGGAAAATGATTCCGATGAATCGTCCGATGACGAAGATTTCCCCGAATCTGTCGAGGAGAAAGTGCGTCGTTTGGAATTTGAAAGACGTCGCAAATTGCATTACAAAGAATTTCTATCAGTGCCATTGGCTCGTCGTCTGATAGAGCAAGAGTTTTCTCATTTCGCAACTAGCTCAAATGTGGATTCAGAATGCAATACAACAAAAGATTCCGAATTCAGCACAATAGATATATGCCCCAGCTGTGAGGAGTTATCGGCCATAGCATCGTTGTCTATGGCCTCAGAGCGATCGGCCAGTCATAGCAGTGAAGACGGTGGTCATGTTTCCCGTGAACCAGAACCTGGTTTCAGTCCATCACATCATTGTTATCAGAAAATTATGGCTGATTTGGAAACGCAGGCTATAACATCCCTAACCCGTCTAAGAACTACGCCATCATTTCGGAATGAGGACTCTGCCAATCATCCACGTGAACCGCATTCATCTATTATCCAGCCATCAGACTCTGGCCAAAAGGGAAACCTCAACAATCCAAAACAATCCACTAATGATCCGAAGAAGTGA